A single window of Nicotiana sylvestris chromosome 3, ASM39365v2, whole genome shotgun sequence DNA harbors:
- the LOC104246755 gene encoding pre-mRNA cleavage factor Im 25 kDa subunit 2-like, which yields MVTSSVVNTYPLSSYTFGTKEPKMEKDTSVADRLARMKVNYFKEGMRTSVEGILLVQEHNHPHILLLQIGNTFCKLPGGRLKPGENEIEGLKRKLSSKLAANSPGLQPNWQIGECVAIWWRPNFETIMYPYCPPHITKPKECKKLFVVHLSEREYFAVPKNLKLLAVPLFELYDNVQRYGPVISTIPQQLSRFQFNMIHP from the exons ATGGTAACGTCATCGGTTGTCAACACATACCCACTGTCCAGTTATACATTTGGTACTAAGGAGCCCAAAATGGAGAAGGACACCTCCGTCGCCGATCGCCTTGCTCGTATGAAAGTCAA CTATTTTAAGGAGGGCATGAGGACTAGCGTCGAAGGAATTCTGTTG GTACAAGAACATAATCATCCTCATATTCTTCTTCTGCAAATTGGGAACACATTCTGCAAActtccaggtggacgtctgaaaCCAGGAGAGAATG AAATTGAGGGTTTGAAAAGGAAACTCTCCAGTAAACTTGCAGCTAATTCTCCTGGTCTTCAGCCAAATTGGCAG ATCGGTGAGTGTGTGGCCATCTGGTGGAGGCCAAACTTTGAAACTATAATGTATCCATACTGCCCTCCACACATAACAAAACCCAAG GAGTGTAAGAAGCTCTTTGTTGTTCATCTATCTGAAAGAGAGTACTTTGCAGTCCCAAAAAATCTGAAGCTTCTTGCTGTGCCATTGTTTGAACTTTACGACAATGTTCAG AGATATGGACCCGTGATATCCACAATTCCTCAACAGCTTTCCAGATTCCAGTTCAACATGATCCACCCATAG